The sequence below is a genomic window from Pleurocapsa sp. PCC 7327.
TCGCCACTGCAACGCCGACTCAGGCGGGACATTTTCGGCTGAGAAGCTACAGGGAGTCTCGATCGTCGGAGTTCGCACTCCCAGACGATGCAGCCATTCGGTATGGCGAATGTCCAAGAGTTGTATGGCTTTCGCTTGCTTGAGCATTCGCCGCTCTAGGAAATACCAGTAGGGCCACTTTAGATAAGCATTTTTAGCAAAAATAGAAGGGTGGTAGGGATCGAGCGGCGACGCGATATAAGGGATATTTTGGCGAGCGAGGAGGCGGGAGATGGCATAAACGCTAGGATGGAAGATCCCGTTAATTACTACCAGTCCCGATTTCATATCATTTTGGATATAGTTCCGCAAACCGTCAGAAATGTTAAAACTCATGTGTTTGCTAGGATTAGCAAACCATTTAATTTCGTAGCCTGCGTCGGTTTGATAGGAACTATCGCTCGTATCTCGCGAGAGGGAACCCTCACACAACACTGTCACTTGAGCGCCGCAGCTTACCAGTCCGGCAGCGAAACCGCTTACATACTTGACAGCGCCATTATTCATCGCCTCGCCATCGCCAAAGGGTGGGAACATTTTAAGATAGAGATAAATATTCATATCCTTAGGAGAAAATGGATTGTTGTTATTTGGCAAGGGTTCCTCGGTTCGTGCAGAAATAGAAGTATAGTTTAGGCTTTTTAGAGAGGAACTAATTCGGTGACGACTCCCATTTCGTTTAGCATTTGCCCAATTTCATCGCAGTAAATGGGATTCATCACAATGACTCGATCCGGTTGATATTCCTTCAAGAATTCCGGCGACTTGATTTCTTTGCCCACGCCAGGGATAAATTTTCCGTGACGATGGGGATTGATGTCGATAACGTATTGAATTTTATCGATCGTATTGAGGGTCGTCAGAAAAGCGACGCACTTAGAACCCGAACCCCAGACGACTACTCGTTGTCCCTGTGCTTGCCACTGTTCTAAATTTTGCTTCCAAGTTTCCAGCTTGTTTTTAATGTTGGTTGCAAAATATTGCACGTCCTCTTTCATTTGTTCGAGGGTTTCTTCTAGGGGATGTATTTTGTCAGATGGAATAGCGACGGGTAAAGCTTCAATCATGAGATATTGATCGCCATAGTCTCGATAGAGATCGGTCACTTCAAAACCGCAGGAACGGAACAGACGAGCTAGCGATCCCGGCGTGAAATAGGAGCAATGCTCGTAATAGATATCCTCAAAAGCCATGTCTCTGAGGACGCGGGTCGTGTCGGGGATTTCAAAGAAGACGGGAATGTTAGCGCGATCGCCGATGGAACGGCGCACGGTTCTGATAAATTCAAAGGTAGGATGGATGTGCTCTAGCGTGTGGCGACAGCAAATAAAATCGCCGACGTACTCGGCATGCTTTTGTGAATAGTAATCTTGAATAAATTTAACGCGATCGGCAGCTTTGCTCTTAACTCTGCCCGCGACGACGCTCGGATCGATTCCAACACCGCGATTGTTGCCCAATTCGCATAGAAGTAGGAGAAAATCCCCCTTGGAGCAACCAATTTCAACGAGATCTTTGTCGCGCAGATCGTATTTTTCGATTAGGCGATTGGCGAGATCGAGGGCAAACTTATTGAAGGTAGGCGAAAAACTTTGTTGATCTTCGTAGTTGGGCGCGTAAGCCGACCATTTGGAGTCAAATAGCACGTTAGTGACGAAGCCACAGCGATCGCAAAATCCCAAAGCAACGTCGCCGCAAGGAAAATCGAGCGCTTCTTGCTGGGTGGACAGCATCAAGCAACTGTGAACGGGAACGTTTCGCACTTCATAAAAAAGCGACAGTCCCTGATGAGTGCAGTTCGGACATTGATGGTCTGCCGAATAGGTGGTTTCTTTTAGGGCGGAATTTTTCACTAATGGCTGTTGTATCATCTAAAGTTCCTTGTAAGTGATTAATTTACTGGGATTGAGTCTTTCTATCGCTCGCGACAGCATCAGACACAAGCTTGCGCATATCTGTTGCCTAGTTCGCTACTCAAGGCTGAGGATTCAATCTGCAAGTAACTCTTCACATCTGCATGTTCCTCGGCGGTGGGTTTTGAGTAAGCCAGCAGAATCTCTGCCAAACGCTGACTGTCATGCCGCAAGATAGTTTTGCCTTTGACCAAGTTAGCGCTAATAATCTTTTTAGCGACCAGTTTTTGACAGGCTTCTAGATCTGGCTCGACGGGAAACTTATATTCTTTTGCATAGAGGCGACTCAGCCTCTCGTCAATCGGTTCTACATTCACCACGGCGTAATCAATGAGAGTTTCATCGCAGTAGTATTCCTCTATTTTTTTAATAAAATCCGAGGCTTTATAGCCATTGGTTTCAGACGGGTCGGTAACTAAATTGACGATATAGGTTTTCGGCGCGGTCGTTTGCCTTAAGGCTTCGGGAAGCCCTTCTACCAAAAAGTTGGGCAGAATGCTGGTAAACAAACTGCCTGGTCCGATAACGACGTGGTCTGCCTCTAAAATCGCCTGCGCCACTGGCTTATAAACTTGAGCGCGGCGGGAAAGATAGATATATTCGATCGCTAGCTCGAAGTTAGAGCGCAGGTCGATTAAAGATTCGCCGATCAAATCGCTGCCATCGTTCAATTTGGCAATCAGATTCGCGTCGTTGAGCGTCACTGGCAAAACGCGACCCTGAAGCTTTAATAATTGAGAAATGGCTTCGATCCCAAAGGAAGCACCGCCCTCCCAGTCATAAGCAGAGGCGAGAAGCAGGTTTCCCAAACTGTGGCCCTTGAGTCCTTCCCCTTTGTGAAAGCGGTAGTTAAGCAAGTCGCGCCATTTTTGACTGTACTCGTCATCGGGCAGCAACTCGGAGATGCATTTGAGAACGTCGCCAGGAGGCAAAATTCCGTGTTCGTTCCGCAGCCGACCGCTACTGCCGCCACTGTCCATCATCGAGACGACGGCAGTGACATCGGCGACTTTTTTCAACTCGCTAAGTACTGTACTTACGCCAGAACCCCCGCCGATTATGACAATTTTGGGCTTGATATTGTGAGTCATGAGAGATCGATAAAGTTAGTCGGATGGGTTTGGCGAGGCTTTGGCATCATTGCGCCAAAGGTAAAGATTGGGGTAGTCGTCCCAGGCAATACTGACTATTTCTGGATTTCCATCTCGGTTGAGATCGGCAACTCTAGCTCCTAGATGGCTTTCCTTACCAACGGAAATTACGTGCCTAATCCAAGCAGAACCCTTATCGACGTTTTTCCAAATCGCAACGATTTTTGTGCCTCGGTGTTCGCCAGTAATGATGTCTGCGGCTCCATCTCTATCCATATCGGCAACGTCCATTGCATTGGTAGTATACTGAGTCGCTACCG
It includes:
- a CDS encoding glycosyltransferase encodes the protein MNIYLYLKMFPPFGDGEAMNNGAVKYVSGFAAGLVSCGAQVTVLCEGSLSRDTSDSSYQTDAGYEIKWFANPSKHMSFNISDGLRNYIQNDMKSGLVVINGIFHPSVYAISRLLARQNIPYIASPLDPYHPSIFAKNAYLKWPYWYFLERRMLKQAKAIQLLDIRHTEWLHRLGVRTPTIETPCSFSAENVPPESALQWRDNEDPQILFLGRIDAHNKGLDLLLEAFAQISEATNARLVIQGPDNGDRKALEQQAAELSIAQRVSFLEPDFDRSASSIAGECDIFCIPSRFEGFSLAALEAMLAGRVLLVSEVAGIAPHVKASGCGVLVIPEVAAIKKGLLELLALRPQWRDMGWRGRDYVLKNLQWNKIASTALEHYQKLIHR
- a CDS encoding class I SAM-dependent methyltransferase, whose protein sequence is MIQQPLVKNSALKETTYSADHQCPNCTHQGLSLFYEVRNVPVHSCLMLSTQQEALDFPCGDVALGFCDRCGFVTNVLFDSKWSAYAPNYEDQQSFSPTFNKFALDLANRLIEKYDLRDKDLVEIGCSKGDFLLLLCELGNNRGVGIDPSVVAGRVKSKAADRVKFIQDYYSQKHAEYVGDFICCRHTLEHIHPTFEFIRTVRRSIGDRANIPVFFEIPDTTRVLRDMAFEDIYYEHCSYFTPGSLARLFRSCGFEVTDLYRDYGDQYLMIEALPVAIPSDKIHPLEETLEQMKEDVQYFATNIKNKLETWKQNLEQWQAQGQRVVVWGSGSKCVAFLTTLNTIDKIQYVIDINPHRHGKFIPGVGKEIKSPEFLKEYQPDRVIVMNPIYCDEIGQMLNEMGVVTELVPL
- the yvcK gene encoding gluconeogenesis factor YvcK family protein, encoding MTHNIKPKIVIIGGGSGVSTVLSELKKVADVTAVVSMMDSGGSSGRLRNEHGILPPGDVLKCISELLPDDEYSQKWRDLLNYRFHKGEGLKGHSLGNLLLASAYDWEGGASFGIEAISQLLKLQGRVLPVTLNDANLIAKLNDGSDLIGESLIDLRSNFELAIEYIYLSRRAQVYKPVAQAILEADHVVIGPGSLFTSILPNFLVEGLPEALRQTTAPKTYIVNLVTDPSETNGYKASDFIKKIEEYYCDETLIDYAVVNVEPIDERLSRLYAKEYKFPVEPDLEACQKLVAKKIISANLVKGKTILRHDSQRLAEILLAYSKPTAEEHADVKSYLQIESSALSSELGNRYAQACV